One genomic window of Ciona intestinalis chromosome 7, KH, whole genome shotgun sequence includes the following:
- the LOC778711 gene encoding uncharacterized protein LOC778711: MTSRAEKITDNQKQLPIPTKKIPADHHVSLPLKGNADCKHGGNRATMGVQTEGIRVQSPCNQFEYGGQSGGLHAKYGQGLAQPNYANEFCNVARIPQLNTNTTLNRRNHYGGTEDMGPGRQSSGSRIKGFSNVSNTYNQQQHALQYISSSRPASAHDNRKHSDCGIDAPRTTTTGVGGPGSGVNTSMGRSNNRRASKWPQKIAGQEYSRQSVQLNRSKANFASPSSFLPTDPYMTSPASGLSSFSNSSSFEACGGGELSAVDSEESEVLNLCLYNNQQQPGQFFEKPGSFDDARYTLPNKPKVVGQLRKANSLGEVTRTRSEWEKNSFVNEGKPWERSPSFKEAGYPPQCQYSATTHRKTSADCVLTGQGYETVNFDNSLDSLFSSNTEGNIKDVAADFGGSYSIIASDSTEFCQETAPAVPAGESWSFESAAGPCAHAVDQVGRKSLGSKLPSPLGAQEKRQASVSLCRGVKNFRADQTSSVNSGQNLYQVETTRDYCQAGYSDQRSLEYDFRNRNSELQGNVPQSEYQYAKTFEQPKNNDTGVLSEFRAPEEQSCISQESSVADERMTVHSSKTYTVLTSGRCASDTGYSGKNVSRGDRLLMTAMSQSLPMIRRDVRQQSPQHSIESNVLRRNSQCMNSQTQQPSSTSEGPMEPHSVATPMTAGDISQHHKMLEGVGHLKPFPHLILPPHVPSQLDQHQRILQSTSTYQRQSPKNDGYSHEMATGYDSAAILEHRRQPHIVSQAQPLQHQPTHEAQYFPQPYRPAGLPPVSTYGVYPLLPPQHHFMVKQEDSENQGNASTSHKRPSPSAAAYKATQLRDQYYLKPPPVDLDDLSDDERERMRVKRERNRVAAAKCRNRRRELLERLEKEAEQLEREQELLRESVKRLQSQKRKLGVMLDEHETSCTSKLEEETRKSPEDKTETVEAKTDDTDS; this comes from the exons ATGACGTCACGTGCTGAGAAAATCACTGATAATCAGAAGCAACTGCCGATTCCAACCAAGAAGATACCAGCAG ATCACCACGTATCTTTGCCTCTGAAGGGCAATGCCGATTGTAAACACGGAGGAAACCGAGCAACCATGGGCGTTCAGACCGAAGGAATACGAGTTCAATCTCCGTGCAACCAGTTTGAGTATGGCGGCCAGTCGGGCGGACTTCACGCCAAGTATGGACAAGGGTTAGCGCAGCCCAATTACGCTAATGAATTCTGCAACGTAGCGCGCATACCGCAGCTTAACACTAACACGACGCTGAATAGACGAAATCACTACGGCGGGACTGAGGACATGGGACCTGGAAGACAGAGTAGCGGGTCAAGGATTAAGGGTTTTTCAAACGTCAGCAATACATACAATCAGCAACAGCATGCTCTACAATACATCAGTAGCTCTCGACCTGCGTCTGCCCACGACAACAGGAAGCATTCGGACTGTGGTATTGACGCGCCTCGTACTACGACAACAGGTGTAGGCGGCCCTGGCAGCGGTGTTAATACGTCGATGGGCCGATCTAATAATAGGAGGGCGTCGAAGTGGCCACAGAAAATAGCTGGCCAGGAGTACAGCAGGCAGTCGGTACAATTGAACAGGAGTAAAGCGAACTTTGCGAGCCCGAGTTCTTTTCTCCCCACCGATCCATACATGACGTCACCGGCGTCCGGATTGAGTTCGTTTTCCAACTCGTCGTCTTTCGAGGCTTGCGGTGGGGGAGAACTGAGCGCTGTCGACAGCGAGGAGAGCGAGGTGCTTAATCTCTGTCTGTACAACAACCAACAGCAGCCTGGACAGTTTTTCGAGAAGCCAGGGAGCTTTGACGACGCCAGGTACACTTTACCGAATAAACCGAAAGTGGTCGGGCAGCTTAGAAAAGCTAACTCGCTAGGTGAGGTTACCAGGACTCGAAGCGAGTGGGAAAAAAACTCGTTTGTAAACGAAGGGAAACCGTGGGAGCGCTCGCCGTCATTCAAAGAAGCTGGATACCCGCCACAGTGCCAGTATTCAGCTACAACGCACCGTAAGACTTCAGCAGATTGCGTTTTAACCGGGCAGGGTTACGAAACAGTGAATTTCGACAATTCTCTGGATAGTTTGTTCAGTTCAAACACGGAAGGAAATATCAAGGACGTCGCTGCAGATTTTGGTGGCTCTTATTCCATAATAGCAAGCGATTCTACCGAGTTTTGCCAAGAGACTGCTCCTGCTGTACCTGCAGGGGAATCCTGGAGCTTTGAAAGCGCCGCTGGGCCGTGTGCGCACGCGGTAGACCAAGTAGGGAGAAAAAGCCTCGGTAGCAAATTACCTTCGCCTTTGGGCGCGCAAGAAAAACGTCAGGCGAGCGTCTCTCTTTGTCGCGGCGTAAAGAACTTTCGCGCGGATCAAACGAGTTCTGTCAACAGCGGACAGAATCTGTACCAGGTAGAAACTACACGTGACTACTGCCAGGCAGGCTACAGCGACCAGCGGAGTTTAGAATACGATTTTCGCAACAGGAATTCAGAACTACAAGGGAACGTACCGCAAAGTGAATACCAGTACGCGAAAACTTTTGAGCAGCCTAAAAACAATGACACGGGCGTTTTGAGCGAGTTTCGGGCGCCAGAAGAGCAGTCTTGCATCTCCCAGGAATCGTCAGTGGCAGACGAGCGCATGACGGTTCACAGCTCAAAAACTTATACCGTTTTGACATCCGGTCGCTGCGCATCGGATACGGGTTATTCTGGCAAAAACGTGAGTAGAGGTGACAGATTGCTGATGACTGCCATGAGTCAGTCGCTGCCAATGATTAGAAGGGATGTACGTCAGCAGAGCCCACAACATAGCATCGAAAGTAACGTTTTACGAAGAAATAGCCAGTGCATGAACAGCCAAACCCAGCAACCAAGTTCAACCAGCGAGGGACCGATGGAGCCGCATTCAGTAGCCACCCCTATGACAGCAGGCGATATATCTCAGCACCATAAGATGCTAGAAGGTGTGGGGCACCTCAAGCCTTTTCCCCACCTTATACTTCCGCCTCATGTACCAAGCCAGTTAGATCAGCACCAAAGAATCTTACAGTCAACTTCAACCTACCAGCGACAGAGCCCGAAAAACGACGGCTACAGCCACGAAATGGCAACAGGCTACGATTCTGCGGCTATACTAGAACACAGGCGTCAACCGCATATTGTTTCCCAAGCCCAACCCCTTCAGCACCAACCTACCCACGAGGCACAGTATTTTCCTCAGCCGTACAGACCAGCAGGGCTCCCACCTGTATCCACATACGGCGTGTACCCTTTACTGCCCCCGCAGCATCATTTTATGGTCAAGCAAGAAGACTCAGAAAACCAGGGCAACGCTTCAACGTCCCATAAAAGACCCTCCCCTTCTGCTGCGGCCTACAAAGCAACACAACTGAGAGACCAATACTATTTGAAGCCTCCCCCAGTCGATTTAGACGAT TTGTCCGACGATGAACGAGAGAGGATGCGAGTCAAGCGGGAAAGGAATCGAGTCGCCGCCGCAAAGTGTCGAAACCGTCGACGAGAGCTTCTCGAACGACTTGAAAAA
- the LOC100184728 gene encoding dynein regulatory complex protein 9: protein MAFSHSMAISLSAVLEDTVNQLSILGKIMPVSLQAHPDANKLVQSNITSMISSQLDAERNMEAALSARSEGKGHPAIQELIGSLTTSNRLVDQSMRQNPLTKDNLQKIQDDRHFCEEVLSDVHKEMLQRHNFQSLLNAVKMQKEKKLGLQRTIIKEEQGRRKIKQLQKQLQDIKKEKELEIQQRNEMIAHLKDQLQEMKAKSNMEGKYVKKNAENQVHQNQQHCQILEQKLKEEVETLKRKVDEEVRSHVGIEEYLKKHQTMLEEKVEFWMDKYDKDVEAKQHELNTLKSSKANDLERLQELTRKYTEYERVVVEDRIEKEKERRKREQEEIELKSAVKLQSWWRGTMVVKQIGPFSKKKKKGGKKGKKGKKGKKK, encoded by the exons ATGGCATTCAGTCATTCAATGGCAATTAGTCTGTCTGCTGTGCTGGAGGACACTGTCAATCAACTTTCAATTCTTGGGAAAATTATGCCGGTTTCGCTTCAAGCCCACCCTGAtgcaaataaa CTTGTACAAAGCAACATTACTTCTATGATCAGCAGTCAATTGGATGCTGAGAGAAATATGGAAGCTGCTTTGTCTGCAAGGAGTGAAGGGAAAGGACATCCAGCg ATTCAAGAACTAATTGGATCTCTGACAACTAGCAATCGCTTAGTTGACCAGTCAATGCGACAAAACCCTCTCACTAAAGATAACCTTCAAAAAATCCAAGATGACAG GCATTTTTGTGAAGAAGTTTTGTCTGATGTTCACAAGGAAATGCTGCAGAGACATAACTTTCAATCTCTTTTGAACGCTGTAAAGATGCAAAAGGAGAAGAAACTTGGACTACAGCGGACTATTatcaa GGAGGAACAAGGCAgaagaaaaatcaaacaacTTCAGAAGCAATTGCAAGATATAAAGAAAGAGAAGGAGCTTGAAATTCAACAACGGAATGAAATGATTGCTCACCTTAAGGACCAACTTCAG GAAATGAAAGCAAAGAGCAACATGGAGGGAAAGTACGTGAAGAAAAACGCAGAAAACCAAGTCCACCAAAACCAACAGCACTGCCAGATACTTGAGCAAAAGTTAAAGGAAGAAGTGGAg ACACTAAAACGAAAAGTTGACGAAGAAGTTCGATCCCACGTTGGTATCGAAGAATATTTGAAGAAACATCAAACG ATGCTTGAGGAAAAAGTGGAGTTCTGGATGGACAAATACGATAAAGACGTAGAAGCAAAGCAACATGAACTAAACACACTGAAATCTTCAAAGGCAAACGATCTAGAGCGTCTACAG GAACTGACCAGAAAGTACACGGAGTATGAGAGAGTGGTAGTGGAGGATCGGATTGAGAAAGAGAAAGAGAGGAGGAAGAGGGAGCAGGAGGAGATCGAACTCAAATCTGCCGTCAAG ttgcAATCTTGGTGGAGGGGTACTATGGTGGTGAAACAGATTGGACCCTTCagcaaaaagaaaaagaagggGGGCAAGAAAGGGAAAAAGGGAAAGAAAGGGAAGAAAAAGTGA